In Nitrosomonas stercoris, the genomic stretch CCAGATCGTTATTACGTTCCCATTTTTTGTCAGCACGGTATAGCGCGGTACGCAATGCCAGATCACCGCCAAACAGTAACCATTTAGCACCTATTTCACTTACCTGACTGCGTTCTGGTGGTAGTGGCTCGGTAGAAAGCTGGTACAGATCACCAGTTGGGCTGAAGGAATCGCTGTGTGCAATATAAAAGTGTGATTGATCGGAGAAGTGATAAGACAAGGCTCCGCGTGTGCTCCATTCACCAAATTTCATGGTGAAGTCGTTGGCACCGGAGTATTCTGCTTTCATTTCGTCACGTCGCCCACCTAATGTTAATTTCAAGTTGGGAAGAAATTCAATCGTGTCCTGTGCATATATGGCATAGGTGCGAGAATCGAATTCAGCAGGTGTGCCAGTTAAATTGTATCGGTAAGCCCGATAGTCGGGAGGATTATCCGGAGTGGTTCCGCCAAAATTTTGCAGGGAATGGCGGAAATTTTCCTCGTTCAGGTATTCACCGCCAATCATGAATTCATGATTCATATTAAGCAATGAAAAGTTGAGGTTGTAATCTGTCTGAATAGCCAGTGTTTTATAATGCTGCCCGCGCGTTTTAGGGCTGCCGTTGACAGAGGCTGCATCAGGTGCGAGGGTCGCGTTAGGTGCTGAGGCCCAGTAACTGCGTTTGTAATCACCATGTCGCAATGAAGTGCGCCATTCGCTATCTGGTGAGAAACGATGAGTAAAGGTAGCGGTGGTGATATTGGTGGTGCTTTCGTCAAAGTTGGCATCTGTGCCCCAGTAGTATTTGCTGGGATACAGTTTGCTTGGCTTGCGTGTGTCAGTATCAAAACGAATACCGTAATCCGGCTTGTCATCGGTGGTGGTGCGGATATGGCTTACAACAAATTCGTTGGCTGTGTTCAGGCCAATCGCCGCGCTAATGGCAAAACCATCGCGATCAGTTTCAGGATGATCTTTGGCGGCTGGGTTTTTACGCCAGCTGCTTTCAAAGCGCTTCATACCGTTGAAGCGAACGGCGATGGTGTCGGTAATTTGCTTGTTGAAATCCCCGGTCATTTCATAGTAACCATACATACCAACGCTACCGGTAATTTTACCTTTATCACCAATATGGGGTGTTTTGCTGACTTGGTTGATCACACCGCCCGCCTGACCGCGTCCGAACATCATCGCCCCGGCACCACGCAGTACATCCACTTGTTCTAAATAAAAGGTTTCACGGTTGTATTGTGCGGTATCACGAATACCATCCAGATACATATCGCCATAAGTATAAAAACCGCGCAACATCATGTTGTCACCGCCTCGGCCACCTTCTGCCGCATTAAAAGTCAAGCCAGCAACGTTACGCAGAGCATCCCGTAGTGAGCTGACTTGCTGATCTTCCATGAGTTGATTGGTTACCGTTGTGATTGCCTGCGGAATATCATGCGGATCCTGCAATGTTTTGCCAACTCGGGTGGTGGTGGCGCGATAGCTGTCTTCAGCACCAACTTGCACCTCGATGGTAGGGAGCACGGTTGTATTGCTTGCGGCTGCATTGTTATTGGGTGATTCATCCCCTTCTGCTGCGAAGGCGCCAATTGATAGTCCGCCGACCATCAAAGCAGCACCAAGCGGCAGCAATTGTTTTTGCTGTGACATGTTATTTCCTTCTTGTGAGAGTGTTGGCTAGCGATGGCTTGCCGATAGTTGATAAATAAATACAAATCATTTTTGTTGTTTTGATTGAGAAAGGGGAGATTGCTATAGCAACGATATTTATCAATCTCCGGGTAGGTGTTTGCTTTATCTTGTTATGGGTGGTTTTGCTGACGGTTTCTGATCACTAGTTTATTACGATTATTTTGATTAATGAGAATGGTTATAATTAATGTTCACGCCATTATAATCACTTTTATATTTTGTTGGAACTATTTGTAATAAATATTTGTCGGCGCCAGCCGGAGTGATATCTAGTGTTGTTTTATAGCGGTGAAGGAGATTATGTGACATTAGTACGCATAGGCAGATACATATCGGAAAAAGAAGAAGGTGCTTTTGGTAGAATGATTGCAGAATCAGCAAAGGCTACTGAGTGTTTTTCTTACTTAACAAAACAGGAATCGAACGATGTCTACTACTAGGGTTAGGCAGGTTTTAAATGGGGTGGATGTGGCCCGATTGATCGCGGTAACGAATGCCATTAAGAAGAATCCAGAATTAAATAGTTGTCGCTTCCGTGCTACCAATACCTGGCTGGGCGGGGGACATTCGCGCACTAAGATTCAAGGTTTCTGGGGAGCCGGGCAAGAAGATACTTCGCGCACCGAGCCGTTTCATTTGGAAGGAGATGAACCAACTGCACTATTAGGCACCAACAACGGCCCTAATGCAGTAGAAGCAGTGTTACATAGCTTGGCTTCATGTCTGGCAGTATGTGTTGTCTATAATGCTGCGGCGCGCGGTATTTCTATTCACAAGCTCGAATTTGACTTGGAGGGAGAGCTTGATATACAGGCTTTTCTTGGTATTTCCGAAGAAACCAGGCCAGGCTACAACCATGTACAAGTCAATTATCATATCGATAGTGATGCAACAGATGATCAGCTCGATGATTTGATTGCGCATGTGGAAAAAACATCGCCGGTGCTGGATATATTGCGCAACCCGGTACCTGTTAGCTTGAATCGGGAATAAATGGTACTGTTGTTAGTTAGCAGATTGCAGATGATGGTTTCACTAATTTTGGGGAGTATGTTGCAATGAACCGAGAAAAACGGCTTGATCTACTCGTGATCTTGATGGCGATATCGGCGTTAGGCATGTTTGCGTTAGCAGCCGTTTATGTCTTGCCATGGCCACCAGCAATTACTGGTGTCGGATTCTTGATCGCAGCGTGGGGATTCCGGTTGTTGAAGCAATCATGAACAGAACATGACGAATGCCTATTTATGAATAAAAAGTAACAATGAATTGGATAATTCTTGTCATTGCTGGTTTATTTGAGATTGGTTGGGCAATTGGCCTTAAATATACCGAAGGTTTTACGCGTTTCTGGCCTGTTGTTGGCACTGTGTTGTCTATGGTGATCAGCGTTGGCTTGTTGGGAATCGCCATGAAATCACTACCAATAGGAACAGCATACGCCGTATGGGTGGGCATTGGTGCAGTGGGTACTGCCATTTTAGGCATTGTTTTTCTGGGGGAATCGGCTAATTTGTCGCGCATACTTAGCTTGGCTTTGATTGTGGCAGGCATTATTGGGCTGAAGCTGGCTACGCCTACCTGATTGACACAATACGTAACGCAGACATAATTTACTGGTAACTGATACGGAGAAACTATGGATAAGAAGGCACAACTTAATTTAGTGATTGTTTTAATGGTGATATCAGCTGTCGTTATGTTTTCATTGGCAGCTATACATGGCATCTGGCCACCAGCGATTACCGCTGTTGGTTTTTTGGTAACAGCATGGGGATTTAATATCCTGAAATAGTATTGTCATCAAAACAGAGCTATTTTCTGGATACATAATATGAGCGGCTTTATAAAAACTGACAAAGCCAGTGATCAATCAGCATTGTTAAAAGCAATTGAATTTATCTTGGCTGATCCGGCCGAAGTGCAGCAATCTGCGCTGCAGATTAAGACACACTATGCTGCTCAACACGCTTCTGAACGATCTGCTACCGAAGTCAACACTGAAGTTTGCAACAAAATTATCACCAACTACGCAAATTATTCTGCTGTCACCGGCAGTGCAACTGCTTTAGTAGGTGTGGTGCCGGGATTTGGCACGGTATTGGCTTCTTTTGGTGGAGCGACTGCAGGTGCTGCTTTATCCATGAAATATCATATTGAAATGACCATGGCTATTGCTGCAATTTACGGTAACGACGTGACACAGGCTGCTGCAAAACAGGCTTGTCTGGTAGTGGCCGGCTTAGGTGCTATTAGCGAGATGGAACAATCAGATTCTGGAACAGCTGGCCCAACTGTTTTTGCAGCAGCCATACGACAACACTTGGAAACGCTTTCTCCTGATATGTTAAGAGAAATATTCGGCAAGGTTGGCAAAATGCTTGCCAGAAATGCCGCCAAAAAAGCATTACCGTTTGGTATTGGCGTTGCCATGGATTTCTCATCACGTAAAAAATTAATGCGTCAGGCAGGCGTCAAGGCAAGAGATTTTTTTTCAACCACCAAATCTGTTATGTAATTCTCGCTGCTTCTATCCCGCAGCTCTTAATCCATATATATCACATATAAATTTTGTAGTCTTTCTGTTTGACTGTATTGAACAGATACCCTTCACTTGGTACTGATTGTTACTATCTAAAGATTTTTCTGCTGTAGTCGTATCAAATTCAAATCTATCAATCAGGTTGCCAGGCTCGTAATGAGCAGTTGGAGGCAAATGCTATTCTAAAAACATATGATATATCGTGATGATGCTGATCTTGAATTCTTAAGCCAGATAAATTCTGCGGAGCTGAGTGATTTGGTGCATTGTCTGACGCATGGTCGCAATGGTGCGATTAGATGGACAGAGGAATTGACGACCAGCGAATTTTATAAGCAATACTACCCAGATCATCAAAAATATTGGCAACTGATCGCGGCGGAAATTCAGTGTTTTGGTGCCAATACGTTTGCTACTCTATTGCGTGGCGGTAAAGGAGTGCAATACAAGAAAATCTTGCGCAGCGTGTGCAAAAAAATGAAGGTGAAATACGACAAACGCGCCAACATTGAGCAAATTGAAGAGAGTTTGTTGATGAAAGTACTGGCGGATACCTTTGAAAAGATGAGCGCGGCAGAGCTAAAAGAGTTAGCGAGAGTTTCTGGCGTTAGAGTGACCAACAAAACTACTATGCGGGCAATGGTTAGCGTATTTCGTGCTGTTTATCGCATCGGTGGGGTGGGTTCTTCGTATCAACCGACCTTCATGATTATCAATAGAGCAGCAGAAGCATTAATTGGTCGCGGGTTTATGCTTGTAGGCAATACTGCATTGACAAGAGTCATGGCCATTCTTACTGGCCCGGTCGGTTGGGTAATTACTATTCTATGGACGGCGATCTGTATTGCTGGTGCGGCTCATCGCGTGACGGTACCGGCTGTGATTCACGTAGCCGCTTTACGTCAGAAATATCTACATGAACAGCGTATACAAGAAACAACTATTGTGGAAGCGGTGCTGGCTTGTCCACAACTGCCAGCATCGCCTGATCCATACCTGCAAACGGATGTGACGGTTTAGAGCCTGTAATCAGGAGGTTTTGTATAGGTTTCTTTAAATTTAATGCAAGCTTTTGCTAACGACTTCGTATACATCTTTGCTCAATTCTCGTTGTGTGAGCGATTCCAGAGCAGCACGCATGAGTGCAGCATGTGCGTCGGTGAATTGGTGCCAATGGGTTAATGGTGTCAGCAAGCGTGATGCCATTTGTGGGTTGCGTTGATCAATATCAGCAATTTGCTCTGCCAGAAATTGATAACCTTGGCCTGATTTGTCATGGAATTGAGCAAAATTTCGGCTGGCAAAGGCGGCGATAACCGCGCGTAATTTGTTGGGGTTGCGAGCATCGAAAGCTTCATGGCTTAAAAGTTTCCGCACTGTTTGCAGGACATCACCCCACGGGCGAGTGGCTTGTACCTGAAACCACATGTTGACCACCAAGGCTTCATGTTGCCATTGCTGATAAAAAGCTGCGAGTGCTTCCTGTGCCGTAGCTTCAGCATGTTCAGCGTATACCAATGCGCATAAAGCAGCATACTGATCCGTCATGTTGTTAGCCTGAGCAAACTGCTGCTGAGCAAGTTCACGATAGCGCACCTCATCAATGTGCAACAAGTATGCCAATGCAGCATTGCGCAAGCTGCGTGCAGCCATAGCAGGAGCAGTTAAACCGTGTGTCTGATCTTGTAGCACTTGGTAGCAATTCAGCAATTCCGTTTGTAATTCAGCTGCGATTTGATCTTGCAATTGCGTTCTGGCCTGGCTGATTGCGACGGGATCCGCTTTTTCATACAAGCTGGCCAGGTACGGGGAGTTTGGCAAGCTGAGCATGCAGGCCAGCAGAGCAGCATCCATCATTGCATGATTAGTTAGCAGTTGCTTGATAACAGCGATTAGTGCGGCTTGTTCTGCATGATTATTTGCGCCATCAATTGTTTTGCTTAACACCATGCGCATCAGGTTTTGCATGGCATCCCAGCGACAAAAACCATCGTTATCCAGCAGAATAAGTTGCTGCAATTGCAGCAGCTGATAGTCATAAGAAATCTTGACGGGTGCGGAAAATCCGCGCAATAAAGAAGGAATCGGTGGTTCGGTGACTTGTTCAAAAACGATGGTTTGCTCATCCTGACAAATATCCAGTACTGTTTCTGTGCCTTGGTTTTGGCCGTTGATTACCAAAGGGAGCGCCGCTTGATTGTCATACAATGCGATTTTGAATGGAATATGCAATGCCTTTTTGTCGGTTTGCCCAGGTGTGGCAGGTGTATATTGACGAATTGTTAAGCTGTATTGTTGACGCGCTGCATCATAACTATCACTAATTTGCAGATGTGGCGTGCCAGCTTGTGAATACCATAAGCGGAATTGGCTTAGATCCTTGCTAGATACTTCCTCCATACACTGCACAAAATCATCACAAGTGACTGCTTGGCCATCAAAACGGCTGAAATACAGATCGGTTGCTTGACGGTACAATGTCGGCCCCAGGATATTGGCCAGCATGCGGACTACTTCAGCGCCTTTTTCATAAATGGTGACGGTGTAGAAGTTGGATATTTCCATGTAGGATTCTGGCCGGACCGGATGCGCCATGGGGCCAGCATCTTCCACAAACTGTACGCTGCGTATTACGTTAGCATCTTCAATGCGTTTGACGGCGCGGCTGTTCATATCAGCCGAAAATTCTGAATCGCGAAAAACCGTTAAACCTTCTTTCAAGCTCAGTTGAAACCAGTCACGGCAGGTGACGCGATTGCCTGACCAGTTATGGAAATATTCGTGGCCGATGACTCCTTCTACGCGCCGAAAGGCCGCGTCGGTAGTGCTGGCCGGGTGGGCCAATACGCAAGAGGTGTTGAATACGTTGAGCCCTTTGTTTTCCATGGCACCCATGTTGAAATCATCTACTGCAACGATCATGAAGCGATCCAGATCATATTCGCG encodes the following:
- a CDS encoding catecholate siderophore receptor Fiu; translated protein: MSQQKQLLPLGAALMVGGLSIGAFAAEGDESPNNNAAASNTTVLPTIEVQVGAEDSYRATTTRVGKTLQDPHDIPQAITTVTNQLMEDQQVSSLRDALRNVAGLTFNAAEGGRGGDNMMLRGFYTYGDMYLDGIRDTAQYNRETFYLEQVDVLRGAGAMMFGRGQAGGVINQVSKTPHIGDKGKITGSVGMYGYYEMTGDFNKQITDTIAVRFNGMKRFESSWRKNPAAKDHPETDRDGFAISAAIGLNTANEFVVSHIRTTTDDKPDYGIRFDTDTRKPSKLYPSKYYWGTDANFDESTTNITTATFTHRFSPDSEWRTSLRHGDYKRSYWASAPNATLAPDAASVNGSPKTRGQHYKTLAIQTDYNLNFSLLNMNHEFMIGGEYLNEENFRHSLQNFGGTTPDNPPDYRAYRYNLTGTPAEFDSRTYAIYAQDTIEFLPNLKLTLGGRRDEMKAEYSGANDFTMKFGEWSTRGALSYHFSDQSHFYIAHSDSFSPTGDLYQLSTEPLPPERSQVSEIGAKWLLFGGDLALRTALYRADKKWERNNDLESSNASVLSRKRRTDGFELEAMGRITPNWEVFSGLALMDSEIRKPVDGANPGLKGKRSRNTPVYTFNLWTTYKLPYGWKIGGGVEAKGKRYGYNPTSAGALPTLPGGTKFHPNTAPAYMRWDAMVAYEQPRWAMRLNVQNLFNTTYYDSVYDNGGFVVPGIRRRAIMTAEFKF
- a CDS encoding quaternary ammonium compound-resistance protein, whose product is MNWIILVIAGLFEIGWAIGLKYTEGFTRFWPVVGTVLSMVISVGLLGIAMKSLPIGTAYAVWVGIGAVGTAILGIVFLGESANLSRILSLALIVAGIIGLKLATPT
- a CDS encoding aminopeptidase N encodes the protein MSPTAPTIVTRLADYRVPEFLIEKTQLTFELHEAHTDVSSQLTLVRNPQGSQAAHLELHGEQLELLTLAIDDRVLTSKDYRTTPQNLTIYNVPERFVLHCTTRIYPEKNTALEGLYRSSGMYCTQCEAEGFRKITYYLDRPDVMSEFETVIIADEGAFSTMLSNGNCVSDTVKDGKRIVHWHDPFKKPSYLFALVAGNLACLEDHFTTQSGRQVLLQIYTAAKDQDKCHFAMQSLKKAMRWDEQTYGREYDLDRFMIVAVDDFNMGAMENKGLNVFNTSCVLAHPASTTDAAFRRVEGVIGHEYFHNWSGNRVTCRDWFQLSLKEGLTVFRDSEFSADMNSRAVKRIEDANVIRSVQFVEDAGPMAHPVRPESYMEISNFYTVTIYEKGAEVVRMLANILGPTLYRQATDLYFSRFDGQAVTCDDFVQCMEEVSSKDLSQFRLWYSQAGTPHLQISDSYDAARQQYSLTIRQYTPATPGQTDKKALHIPFKIALYDNQAALPLVINGQNQGTETVLDICQDEQTIVFEQVTEPPIPSLLRGFSAPVKISYDYQLLQLQQLILLDNDGFCRWDAMQNLMRMVLSKTIDGANNHAEQAALIAVIKQLLTNHAMMDAALLACMLSLPNSPYLASLYEKADPVAISQARTQLQDQIAAELQTELLNCYQVLQDQTHGLTAPAMAARSLRNAALAYLLHIDEVRYRELAQQQFAQANNMTDQYAALCALVYAEHAEATAQEALAAFYQQWQHEALVVNMWFQVQATRPWGDVLQTVRKLLSHEAFDARNPNKLRAVIAAFASRNFAQFHDKSGQGYQFLAEQIADIDQRNPQMASRLLTPLTHWHQFTDAHAALMRAALESLTQRELSKDVYEVVSKSLH